From one Nocardioides yefusunii genomic stretch:
- a CDS encoding LysE family translocator → MNPGTVAAFWGVSVMFAMTPGADWAYAISAGLKHRRVTPAVLGMLSGHFLVTLLVALGLAAVMAATPGLLEGLTLIGVVYLVWLGISMLRTQEAAVAEGKADESGSWKREALTGFGVSGLNPKVLLLLMALLPQFTDTASDWPMWLQVIALGCLHIAGSFVIYTAVGVSARIVLRTRPVVAMWVTRFSGCILLVVASYLLWEQLLH, encoded by the coding sequence ATGAACCCCGGCACCGTCGCAGCCTTCTGGGGCGTCTCGGTGATGTTCGCGATGACGCCCGGCGCCGACTGGGCCTACGCCATCAGCGCGGGCCTCAAGCACCGCCGCGTCACGCCCGCCGTCCTCGGGATGCTCAGCGGCCACTTCCTGGTGACGTTGCTCGTCGCGCTCGGACTCGCTGCCGTCATGGCTGCCACCCCTGGCCTGCTCGAAGGCCTGACGCTGATCGGCGTCGTCTACCTGGTGTGGCTCGGCATCTCGATGCTGCGCACCCAGGAGGCGGCTGTCGCCGAGGGCAAGGCCGACGAGTCGGGTTCGTGGAAGCGGGAAGCCCTGACCGGGTTCGGCGTCTCCGGACTCAACCCGAAGGTGCTGCTGCTGTTGATGGCGCTGCTGCCGCAGTTCACCGACACCGCCTCGGACTGGCCGATGTGGCTGCAGGTGATCGCGCTCGGCTGCCTGCACATCGCCGGATCGTTCGTCATCTACACGGCCGTCGGCGTCAGTGCTCGGATCGTGCTGCGGACCCGGCCCGTGGTGGCCATGTGGGTGACGCGGTTCTCGGGCTGCATCCTGCTGGTCGTCGCGAGCTACCTGCTGTGGGAGCAGTTGCTCCACTGA
- a CDS encoding Fpg/Nei family DNA glycosylase, protein MPELPEVHALAHDLDRRLRGRAITRVDLASFQALKTFDPPLTALHGTIVESVTRHGKFLDVDASGVHLVIHLARAGWIRWLDDVPATPPKPGGKSPLAARVTLDEDDDGSGFTPGLSITEAGTKKSLAIWVTTDPSSIEQIARLGPDPLEETFTRDVLAQILSDAGRAQLKGVLRHQGTIAGIGNAYSDEILHAARMSPYKASNSLDDAEITTLYDALRSTLTTAVERATGTPAADLKAEKKAAMAVHGRTGEACPVCGDVVREVSFADRSMQYCATCQTGGKVLADRRMSKLLK, encoded by the coding sequence GTGCCTGAGCTCCCCGAGGTCCACGCGTTGGCCCACGATCTCGACCGCCGCCTGCGCGGACGCGCGATCACCCGCGTCGACCTGGCGTCGTTCCAGGCACTGAAGACCTTTGATCCGCCGCTGACAGCACTCCACGGCACGATCGTCGAGAGCGTCACCCGGCACGGCAAGTTCCTCGACGTCGACGCCTCGGGCGTGCACCTGGTGATCCATCTGGCCCGGGCCGGCTGGATCCGGTGGCTCGACGACGTCCCCGCCACGCCCCCGAAGCCGGGCGGCAAGTCACCGCTCGCGGCCCGCGTCACCCTCGACGAGGACGACGACGGTTCCGGCTTCACGCCGGGCCTGTCGATCACCGAGGCGGGGACCAAGAAGTCGCTCGCGATCTGGGTGACCACCGACCCGTCGTCGATCGAGCAGATCGCCCGCCTCGGCCCCGACCCGCTGGAGGAGACCTTCACCCGCGACGTCCTCGCGCAGATCCTGAGCGACGCCGGGCGGGCACAACTCAAGGGCGTCCTGCGGCACCAGGGCACCATCGCAGGCATCGGGAACGCGTACTCCGACGAGATCCTGCACGCCGCCCGGATGAGCCCCTACAAGGCATCGAACTCACTCGACGACGCCGAGATCACCACCCTCTACGACGCCCTGCGCTCGACGCTGACCACCGCCGTCGAGCGAGCCACCGGGACCCCCGCCGCCGACCTCAAGGCGGAGAAGAAGGCAGCGATGGCCGTCCACGGACGCACCGGCGAGGCATGCCCGGTGTGCGGCGACGTCGTGCGGGAGGTGTCGTTCGCGGACCGTTCGATGCAGTACTGCGCGACCTGTCAGACCGGCGGGAAGGTGCTGGCCGATCGGCGGATGAGCAAGCTGCTCAAGTGA
- a CDS encoding ATP-binding protein gives MDPIRNPYAPGAGQRPPELAGRGDQLDAFDVVLERVQRGRPERSIVLTGLRGVGKTVLLNALRSAAVRKRWGTGKLEARPDQGLRRPLASALHQAVRELGHPQPGEADHVLGVIRSFAQRDAGGGAKLREQWNPGIDAPVVRGRADSGDIEIDLVELFTDIGGLAQDVGKGVAVFIDEMQDLGPDDVSALCAACHEMSQSGLPVIVVGAGLPHLPAVLSASKSYSERLFSYQRIDRLTREAADVAFTVPAEDEDAFYAEAALEALFAATGGYPYFIQAYGKAVWDRAPASPITAEDVAIAAPEAEAELAVGFFGSRYERATPGEREYLRAMAEVALKIAADGGEQVDDVGSVPTAAVADMLGKKPQSLSPARDALLKKGLIYSGERGKIAFTVPHFGKYLLAQA, from the coding sequence GTGGACCCGATCAGGAACCCCTACGCGCCCGGCGCCGGCCAACGCCCACCCGAGCTCGCCGGGCGAGGCGATCAACTCGACGCGTTCGACGTCGTCCTCGAACGCGTCCAACGCGGCCGCCCCGAACGCTCGATCGTCCTCACCGGACTCCGCGGCGTCGGCAAGACCGTCCTGCTCAACGCGCTGCGCTCGGCGGCAGTCCGCAAACGGTGGGGGACGGGCAAGCTCGAAGCGCGCCCCGACCAAGGCCTGCGCCGCCCGCTCGCCTCCGCGCTCCACCAGGCCGTCCGCGAACTCGGCCACCCCCAGCCCGGCGAGGCCGACCACGTCCTCGGCGTCATCCGATCCTTCGCCCAACGCGACGCCGGAGGAGGCGCCAAACTGCGCGAGCAGTGGAACCCCGGGATCGACGCCCCCGTCGTCCGCGGTCGCGCTGACTCCGGCGACATCGAGATCGACCTCGTCGAACTCTTCACCGACATCGGTGGCCTCGCCCAGGACGTTGGCAAGGGCGTCGCCGTCTTCATCGACGAGATGCAGGACCTCGGCCCCGACGACGTCTCTGCGCTCTGCGCCGCCTGCCACGAGATGAGCCAGTCCGGGCTACCAGTGATCGTCGTCGGCGCGGGTCTCCCGCACCTCCCTGCGGTGCTGAGCGCGTCGAAGTCGTACTCCGAACGCCTCTTCTCCTACCAGCGCATCGACCGGCTCACTCGCGAGGCCGCCGACGTCGCGTTCACCGTCCCTGCCGAGGACGAGGACGCCTTCTACGCCGAGGCCGCGCTCGAGGCGCTCTTCGCCGCGACCGGCGGCTATCCCTACTTCATCCAGGCCTACGGCAAGGCGGTCTGGGACCGCGCGCCCGCTTCACCGATCACCGCCGAGGACGTCGCGATCGCCGCCCCCGAGGCCGAGGCCGAACTCGCGGTCGGTTTCTTCGGCTCCCGCTACGAACGCGCGACGCCCGGCGAGCGCGAGTACCTGCGTGCCATGGCCGAGGTCGCCCTGAAGATCGCTGCCGACGGTGGAGAACAGGTCGACGACGTCGGGTCGGTCCCCACTGCAGCGGTCGCCGACATGCTCGGGAAGAAGCCGCAGTCGCTCTCGCCGGCACGCGACGCGCTGCTCAAGAAGGGGCTGATCTACTCCGGCGAACGCGGCAAGATCGCGTTCACGGTGCCGCACTTCGGGAAGTACCTGCTCGCCCAGGCCTGA
- a CDS encoding winged helix-turn-helix transcriptional regulator — MQVSTPPAPVLDAPPVPEVFPAGCPSRTLLDHVVSKWGVLMLVSLSERPHRWSELRRRAEGISEKMLAQTLKTLENDGLVVREQAPVMPPRVDYSLTERGHEVATLLRPLLHWVGENAEELLGEN; from the coding sequence ATGCAGGTAAGTACGCCCCCGGCCCCCGTGCTCGACGCACCGCCCGTCCCGGAGGTCTTCCCCGCCGGATGCCCGTCGCGGACCCTGCTCGACCACGTCGTCAGCAAGTGGGGCGTCCTGATGCTGGTCTCGCTCTCGGAGCGCCCGCACCGGTGGAGCGAACTGCGTCGTCGGGCCGAAGGAATCAGCGAGAAGATGCTGGCCCAGACGCTCAAGACCTTGGAGAACGACGGCCTCGTCGTCCGCGAGCAGGCACCGGTGATGCCGCCGCGCGTCGACTACTCCCTCACCGAGCGCGGCCACGAGGTCGCGACACTCCTGCGTCCGTTGCTGCACTGGGTCGGCGAGAACGCCGAGGAACTGCTCGGCGAGAACTGA
- a CDS encoding SDR family oxidoreductase, which translates to MRIAVTGATGQLGRLVVDALVEKHGFAASDVVVIGRNPQKLAELAPIGVQTHVAEYSDKEALVAAFHGVDRLLLISGSEVGQRIAQHTNVVEAAKEAGVGFIAYTSLANVENSMLSLAVEHRATEELILASGLAHTFLRNGWYTENYTGQLATQLEHGAILGATGDAKVSPATRQDFAEAAAAVLVAKEPAEVYELGGHAVTMPEIAAAVTDVTGTEVVYTDLSAEAYAQVLADSGVPAPFVDVLVSSEQGAAQGDLFVASDDLEQLIGRVPTSIHDAVRAAAAQLG; encoded by the coding sequence ATGCGCATCGCAGTCACCGGAGCCACCGGCCAGCTCGGCCGTCTCGTCGTCGACGCCCTCGTCGAGAAGCACGGGTTCGCCGCGTCCGACGTCGTCGTGATCGGCCGCAACCCGCAGAAGCTCGCCGAACTCGCCCCGATCGGCGTCCAGACCCACGTCGCCGAGTACAGCGACAAGGAGGCCCTGGTTGCCGCGTTCCACGGCGTCGACCGGCTCCTGCTGATCTCGGGCTCCGAGGTCGGTCAGCGGATTGCGCAGCACACCAACGTCGTCGAGGCAGCGAAGGAGGCCGGCGTCGGCTTCATCGCCTACACGTCGCTGGCCAACGTCGAGAACAGCATGCTGAGCCTTGCCGTCGAGCACCGCGCCACCGAGGAACTGATCCTCGCCTCCGGTCTGGCGCACACCTTCCTGCGCAACGGTTGGTACACCGAGAACTACACCGGTCAGCTCGCCACCCAGCTCGAGCACGGTGCGATCCTCGGTGCGACGGGCGACGCGAAGGTCAGCCCCGCCACGCGTCAGGACTTCGCCGAGGCCGCAGCCGCCGTTCTCGTCGCGAAGGAGCCTGCCGAGGTCTACGAGCTCGGTGGCCACGCGGTGACGATGCCCGAGATCGCCGCCGCCGTCACCGACGTCACCGGCACCGAGGTCGTCTACACCGACCTCTCGGCCGAGGCCTACGCCCAGGTCCTCGCCGACTCCGGCGTCCCTGCGCCGTTCGTCGACGTCCTCGTCTCCTCCGAGCAGGGCGCGGCGCAGGGCGACCTCTTCGTCGCCTCCGACGACCTGGAGCAGCTGATCGGTCGCGTCCCGACCTCGATCCATGACGCCGTGCGTGCCGCCGCGGCCCAGCTCGGCTGA